In Caballeronia sp. TF1N1, the DNA window TCGCAACGGCTCGTTTTTTTGCGCGGGATGCGAATCGCCGCTCTTTGCCTCGTCGGCAAAGTTCGATAGCGGCACCGGATGGCCGAGTTTCTCCATGCCAATCGACGGCGCCGTCGCCACCCGCGCCGATGCAACGCCCGGCTCCCTTCGTCACGAAGTGCTTTGCCGGCGTTGCGGCGGCCATCTCGGGCATGTCTTCGACGACGGCCCGAATCCCACTGGTCTGCGTTACTGCCTGAACGGCGCTGCGCTGCTTTTT includes these proteins:
- the msrB gene encoding peptide-methionine (R)-S-oxide reductase MsrB yields the protein MKIMKRTKRTFFGAVTATFTSGSIASRGADTALADPYEMNLSDAGWRRRLSTEQYRVLRRGATEPPNASPLINERRNGSFFCAGCESPLFASSAKFDSGTGWPSFSMPIDGAVATRADATPGSLRHEVLCRRCGGHLGHVFDDGPNPTGLRYCLNGAALLFRQTES